A part of Rattus rattus isolate New Zealand chromosome 6, Rrattus_CSIRO_v1, whole genome shotgun sequence genomic DNA contains:
- the Rhno1 gene encoding RAD9, HUS1, RAD1-interacting nuclear orphan protein 1, producing the protein MPPRKRRRQCQKAQLLFHQQPLEGPKPHYESHQQPITHTVQVPSKPIDQSTITSWVLPQFDTAAESRFPTHRKHHRDQARHPTRRSTCKFPRLTFESPQSSSSETLLLSNREQLQNSEKDAPRRPLVPLFSPQSCGELSVHVPQSLPHVFMPPDIQTPGSSVREDPISPDQKENSLPSCILGPRTPRTPEPGPVLVKDTPEEKYGIKVTWRRRRHLFAYLKERGKLDKSQFLVKT; encoded by the exons ATGCCTCCCCGAAAGAGACGCAGACAGTGCCAGAAAGCCCAGCTGCTATTCCACCAACAGCCACTGGAGGGCCCCAAACCCCATTATGAATCTCACCAGCAGCCCATTACCCACACTGTACAGGTGCCCAGCAAACCCATTGATCAGAGCACCATCACTTCCTGG GTGTTACCTCAGTTTGATACAGCAGCAGAAAGCCGGTTTCCAACACACCGGAAACATCACCGAGACCAAGCAAGACACCCAACTCGGAGATCTACCTGCAAGTTTCCACGTCTAACCTTTGAGAGTCCACAGTCTTCGAGTTCAGAGACATTGTTGCTATCCAACAGAGAGCAGCTCCAGAACTCAGAAAAGGATGCTCCCAGAAGGCCTTTAGTGCCATTGTTCAGTCCCCAGAGCTGTGGGGAGCTGTCAGTGCACGTACCTCAAAGCTTACCTCATGTGTTCATGCCCCCCGATATCCAGACCCCAGGGTCTTCGGTAAGAGAAGATCCCATTTCCCCAGACCAGAAGGAAAACAGTCTTCCTAGCTGCATCCTTGGTCCTAGGACCCCCAGGACCCCGGAGCCGGGGCCTGTTCTGGTCAAGGACACCCCTGAGGAGAAGTATGGGATTAAGGTCACGTGGAGACGCAGAAGGCACCTGTTTGCCTACCTtaaggagagagggaagctgGATAAAAGCCAGTTCCTTGTGAAGACCTGA